The genomic interval CCCGCATGTGCTCCTGGGTGACCCTCGTCTACGCGGTCGGAATGGTCCTCATCTGGCTCTGCCCGGAAACCAAGGGGCGGCCCCTGCCCGAATGAGGCGCCCTCCGCTACAATGAGGCCGGGGACGAAATGATCGAGGTCTACTTCGACGGACTCTGCGAACCCAACCCCGGCGGCGTGGCCACCTACGGATTCGTGGTCCGCCGGGACGGCCGCATCCTCCACGACGGCCACGGACTGGCCTGCCCGCCTCGCACCCCCCAGTGCACCAACAACGTGGCCGAATACACCGGTCTCGTCAAAGCCCTCGAATACCTGGCGACCCAGGACGTCCAGGAGCCCGTCCTCGTCCGGGGCGACAGCGAACTCGTCCTGCGGCAGCTCACGGGGGCCTACAAAGTCAAATCCCCCCTCCTCGCTCCGCTCTACGAGCGCGTCCGGGAGCTTGCGTCGCGGTTCCCCTCGATCCGCTTCGAACACGTGCCGCGCGAATCCAACGCCGAGGCGGACCGCCTGACGCGCCTGGCCTTCGCGGAATACGCCGGCCGGTCCCTCCCCCCGCCCACGACCGACCGCATGATGGTGGACCTCGTCTTCGCCGCCCCGCGGGACCGCGTGGCCGCCGCGCTCCGCGAAGCCGGATTCGCCGCCGAGACCGAACCCGTGCCGGGCGGAACCCGCGTGCAGTGCGAACTTCCCCTTCAGCCCGAAGCGCTCCGGCCGCTGCTGGCCCTCAAGCGCCGGCTTGAGGGACTCCCCTAGACCCGCCCTTCACCCGGGAATCCCCCGAATCGCGGGGAACCCGCGCCCGTTCGAGCGCTTCCAGCCCCGGGAAGGGCCGCCCGCGGGACGAAATCGTTGCAATCCCCGGCCGTGCGTTCTAGACTTGCCGGGGTCACATGAAACGCATCTCGGGCGGCGTTCTCATGGCGGCGGGCGCGCTGGGTTTCTACCTCTTCGCCCTCCATGCCCGCGTTCCCCAGGACGCCGGCCTCGACGCCCTGGCTCCCGTTCGAGCGCTCGGGGCCCGGTATCCGGCGGACGTGCTTCTCTTCCTCGGCGGTCTCTGGGGAGTCGGCCTGGGCTTCGTCCTGGTCGCCGCCCCCCGGTCCGGCGGCGGAGGCAGAGTGGCCCGGGCGCATCTTCTGAACGCCCTGCTTCTGGTTTCGACGCTCTTCGCGGCCTGGGTCGGCAGCGCGGCCGGCAAGGAAGCCCGCGTCGTGGCGGCCTTCGGAACGGCGGCGCTGGCTCAGATCGCGGTGGGCCTGATCCTCCTGGTCCTGTCCTTCTTCGAACGTCCCAAGGGGGTCGTTCCTCTTCTCCTCGGAACCGTCGCGTTCCTCGGAGGGGCCACGGTGGGTGTCCTCGCGTTCCTCTGGGGAGGCGCCTGAGGCCATGCCCATCCGGCTCTGCCAGAAGTGCGGGTTGAAGGTGCTCGTGGACGAAAGCCAGGTCGCGTCCGCCACCTTCTACTGCCAGCGCTGCACGATCGCGCTTAAGAACCAGGAGGCGCAGGCGCTCGGCGCCGCCGCGGCGTCTCCGCCGGCTCCCGCCCCGAGCGCGCCGGCTCCCAAACCCGCGACGGTCCGCGTGCTCTGTCCCTACTGCAAAGCGTCCTTCAACGGCCGCGTGCCCCAGAGACCCGCCCGCGGAGCGTGCCCGGTCTGCCAGAAGGATCTCATCCTCCTGCCCACCGGCGAGATCCGCCCGGCGGCCGGCTTCGACCTGGCCAAGTGGCAGCAGGAACAGAAGAAGCCGGCCACCCGCGCGCCCGTTGCGGAGGCGGAAGGCACCCAGATGCTCGTCCGCAAGTTCTCCGCGCCCGCTCCCCGGACGGCACCCGCCGAGCCCGAGGCGGAGCCGGCCCCGGCCGCGCCCCCGGAGCCCGAGCCGGTCCGGGTACCTCACGACGAGGGAGGAGGCGCGGCGGAGCTGCCTTCCTGGCTCGACGAACCTTCCGGAAGCGCCCGCGCGCCTCGAAGCGAGGCCGCCCCGGCTCCGGCCGTGGACGACGCTCCGGCGAGTCCGTCCGCCGACCTGGCGGCCGAGGCCCCGGCGCAGGCGGAAGCCTTGGCGAAGGCGGATGAAAGCCCGCCGGCGCGCGTCGAAGAACCGGAACCACCGGCCCCGCCCCCCGCCCCGGAACCCGAGCCCGAAATCCGCATCGCTCCGGAACTCGAGGTCCCGCGCGCCCCGGAGCCTCCGCCGCCGGTCAAGGCGGTCACGTCCCGCCGCACCACGGGTCGCCGGACGGCGGCGCCCGCGCCCGCTCCCGAGCGGAACGCCGCTCCCGCGCCCGCCCGCGGAGGGGCCGGCAAGGCCGCGGCGGCCTACCTGCTCCTGGCGCTCCCGCCGGCTCTTCTGGCCGCCTTCCTCTGGCCGGGCGCTTCCCTCGCCGAAGGAGAGTGGAGCGAAAAGCTCGGCGCGCGCTTTCGGAAAGGCTTCGCCGTCCTCCGCGAGCGGCTGGCTCCGCCGCCTCCGGCCGCTCCCCCGCCCGCCGAGGAGAAGACGCCCTCCCCTCCGCCGCCCGAGGAGAAGCCCAAGCCCACGCCGGAGGATCAGGAGCACGCGAAGGCGGAGATCATCAAGCTCTGGGACGAAGTGCGTTTCGCCCACCAGAAAATCCGCCAGCTCTCCGTGGGCGCCACGGCCGAGCAGAAGGAAGCCATCGAAGCGGCCCGGCGCGATCTCCGGGTGAAGGAAGAGCGCCTGAACGCCCGCGTCGCCCTTTACAAGGAAATCTACGGCGAGGAATTCGACCCCCGCAAACAGTAGCGGCCTACTCGCCGAAGGCGCTCAGGATCCGAATCGCTTCGTGCTCGTCGGCGGCCCGCCCCAGGGCTTCCTTGCGGTCCGGCGTCCCGAAGACTTCCCCGATCCGCCGGTACACCTCGAGGTACAGCCGGTCGTCGTGCGGCGGCGCCACCACGCCGAAGAAGAAGTGGACCGGCGCGCCGTCCGGGGCGTCGAATTCCACGCCGGGAGTGGACCGGGCGAACGCCAGGATGAAGTCCTTGGCCTGAAGCGTCCGCACGTGGGGGATCGCCAGCCCGCCGCCGATCGCCGTCGAAGCCTTCCGCTCGCGGTTGAGAAGGTCCTGGTAGAACTTGCGCTCGTTGCCCACCTTCCCCGAGGCGGCCAGAAGCTCCGCGATCTCCGCGAGCACCCTCTCTTTGACCGACCACACGAAGCGCTCGCGCGACCAGCCCTCGGGAATCTCGGGCGGCGTGGTGGTCCGAAGCTCCAGGCGGATCTGGGCGGGCTTGAGGTAGCGCGTCAGACGCATGGCGGACCGGAACCCTTCCCCCGGTCGCGGAACGTCGGAGACCTTACCAGCGCTTGTACTTCTCGAGCTCCCGGCGGATCGCCAGGATGAGCTGGGCCCAGCGCTCCTCGAAGAGCGCGCCTTCGCCTCCGGCCGCGGGAGCGGCGACCGGAAGCTTCTCCTTCGCCCGGGCGGCCTCTTCCGCCTGCCGGGCGCGCTCCGCTTCTTCCCGGCGGCGTCGCTCCGTCGCGGCGCGCTCGGCCTCCTCCTTCCGCCGGCGCTCCTCCGCGGCCAGGGCCCGCTCCAGCGCGTCCTCCGCGGTCTCGGCCGCGGCGGGCGCGGGGGCGCCGGTGAGACCGGCCAGCTCCCGCTCCAGGGGAGCCACGTCCGCCTCGAGCGACGCCTTCTTCCGCCGGGTCTCCGACTCCAGGCGCGCGAGTTCCGCCAGACGCTGCGTCTTCTCCGCCGAAGCGGGCCGTCCCTCGAGCTCGCGCCGCTCCGCGGCGATCTTCCCGAGGTCCTCCTCCGCCTGCCGGATCTCGGCGCGCTTGGCGTCGATCTCGGCCCGCAGGGCCGAAACCCGCGCGGCCTTGGGATCCGCCGGAGCCGGCGCGGGGGCCGGGGCGGCCGATTCGGGCGCGGGTTCGGGCGACGAACTGCAGGCGGCCAGGGCGAAAACGGCCAAGGCGGCGGACGCGCGTCTCATAAGCACCTCCCGGATGCAAGCCAATCTAACGGCCTTGCCCCGGCCGGGTCAACGCTTTCGCGGTCAGCTCCGAACCGCGACCTCCCGCAGGGCCCGGAGGGCGGCCTCGACATGCTCCTCCGTGTTGAAGAGCCCGAAGCTGAAGCGCACCGTGCCTGCGGGAAAGGTCCCCAGGAACCGATGGGTCCCGGGCGCGCAGTGGAGGCCCGGCCGGCAGGCGATGTCGTGGCGTTCGTCCAGGATCCGCCCCACTTCCGAAGGCTCCACGCCGGCGACGCGGACCGAAACCGGACCGAGCTGCCGCTCGGGGCTGCGGCCGCCGAAGACTTCCACGCCCGGAATCTTCCGGGCCCCTTCGATGAAGCGCAGGGCCAGGTCCCGCTCATGGCGCAGGATCTTCTCGAGCCCCTCCTTCTCGACGAACTCGACGCCCGCGGCCAAGCCTGCGTACCCGTGGGCGTTCGGGGTGCCCCCCTCCAGGCGAAAGGGCATCTCCTCGGGCTGGCGCTCCTGGTCCGCCTTGAAGCCGGTGCCGCCTTCCCGCCAGGGAGCCAGTTCCACCCCGGGCGCCACGTAGAGCGCGCCCGTGCCCATGGGACCGAAGAGGTTCTTGTGCCCCGGGAAGGCCACGAGATCCAGCCCCAGCGCCCGCACGTCCAGGGGCGCCACGCCGACGGACTGCGAGGCGTCGATGAGCGTCGCGATCCCGCGCGCCCGCGCCAGGCGCGCGTACTCGTCGATCGGGTTCAGGACGCCGAGGACGTTCGAGCAGTGCGTGATCGCCAGAAGGCGCGTATTCTTGCGCATCCGGCGCTCGATCTCCCGGGGCGCAACGGTCCCGTCCGGGTCGCACGGGACCTTGTCCACCTCGATCTTCCCTTCGGCGGCCAGGCGCGCCAGGGGCCGGTTGATGGAGTTGTGCTCCGTCGTGGACGTAATCACGTGGTCCCCCGGGCGCAGGAATCCGCGCAGGGCGATGTTGAGGGCGTCCGTGGCGTTGAGGG from Planctomycetota bacterium carries:
- the rnhA gene encoding ribonuclease HI, which gives rise to MIEVYFDGLCEPNPGGVATYGFVVRRDGRILHDGHGLACPPRTPQCTNNVAEYTGLVKALEYLATQDVQEPVLVRGDSELVLRQLTGAYKVKSPLLAPLYERVRELASRFPSIRFEHVPRESNAEADRLTRLAFAEYAGRSLPPPTTDRMMVDLVFAAPRDRVAAALREAGFAAETEPVPGGTRVQCELPLQPEALRPLLALKRRLEGLP
- a CDS encoding PTS sugar transporter subunit IIA, whose product is MRLTRYLKPAQIRLELRTTTPPEIPEGWSRERFVWSVKERVLAEIAELLAASGKVGNERKFYQDLLNRERKASTAIGGGLAIPHVRTLQAKDFILAFARSTPGVEFDAPDGAPVHFFFGVVAPPHDDRLYLEVYRRIGEVFGTPDRKEALGRAADEHEAIRILSAFGE
- a CDS encoding aminotransferase class V-fold PLP-dependent enzyme, giving the protein MIYLDNAATSWPKPESVYRAMDEFARRWAGNPGRSGHRMAVEAEQRVQRCRAAVARLLNAESPDRVVLTLNATDALNIALRGFLRPGDHVITSTTEHNSINRPLARLAAEGKIEVDKVPCDPDGTVAPREIERRMRKNTRLLAITHCSNVLGVLNPIDEYARLARARGIATLIDASQSVGVAPLDVRALGLDLVAFPGHKNLFGPMGTGALYVAPGVELAPWREGGTGFKADQERQPEEMPFRLEGGTPNAHGYAGLAAGVEFVEKEGLEKILRHERDLALRFIEGARKIPGVEVFGGRSPERQLGPVSVRVAGVEPSEVGRILDERHDIACRPGLHCAPGTHRFLGTFPAGTVRFSFGLFNTEEHVEAALRALREVAVRS